The segment GCAAATTTGATAggaaatctaatttttatttgtaaaagaaaaaggtAGTTACAAGAAAGCTGATGatttcttttgttatatttttattgtatcatttttctttgtttcattaTGTGAAAAAAGAGTGGTACCTTTAGATATATACCTGAGAGGCAATCACAGAATGTCCCTTTGCCACTTTTATCAACGATGCAGCTCTCTCGTTAATTTAAGATAGTTAATTAAGTATTgacaacacacacaaaagaacAATTAAGCTATGATACTTTGATCCATGTGATAAAAGAcatttgatttttggtttgttGTGATCTCTAGCTAATAAAACAATCTTCCAATTTTTTGACATATTAGCTAgcgatcttttttttttttgaaaaaaattagcTAGCGATCTTATTATCTTAATGCTCTCTAGATTAGTTTAAACTGTGTAATCAGTGAATTAAGCACTAAACAACAACATGCTTAAATAATGCTCTTGTTTGTTCATTCAAAGTATTTACCGGAACCGTTTGTCATTTGTCTGGTAATAACAACAACAAGTTGTCAGTCATTTAAACTAAAACTGATTAGTAAGTCGTTGTACGGAGAGACGGTGGCGCGTAGTGGCGCGTGGAGAAAAGCgccaaaagagagagagaaaaaagaagcAAACTTTCACTTTAATGGACCCATTTGTCCCTCCCAATCTCCTCTCTCATCTTCAAACAAACCCTAAAGGTCACGCATTTCGGCACTGCAAAGTTCGCTGAATCAAAGTTTTCTCTCTATCTCCGTTTTTGTTTTCCTCCGagaaactctctctcactcgaATCTCGAAGCTTAAATTTCGGATCTTACTTACTTACTTACAGCTGTCTCCTCGGATGTAAGTTTGCGcacttttctctttcttttttctaaatcaGATTAGCAAGCGAAGACGTGTTTTCTCCTTTTCGTGTTTTGCGATTTAGATGTTTTGGTTTAGTGTAAAGTAAAAAAAAGGATGATTGTGAGCGAATTGTATTGGGACTTTTGTGTAGAGGAGACGACGACCATGAGCAGAGATCATCCTCCCGAGCCTCTTGATTTCTTCATCTGGACTGTTGAGGTATTTCAATTCAATCAAATCAAAAGTTCCTCTCTTTGTGTGAATCTGAATCAACCCTTTTTAACTgggtttgattttgattttgctTTTGATTTTTCACTCTTTATGATCTACTTCAGGTATGATCCCCAAAGGGTTGTTCTTTCTTGGATCCGAACTCAGGATTGATTGATGATTCTTAAGTTGAACTTGGAACcttgttttttagttttttttcttgttgctATTTTGGTTAGCAAATCTTGAACCTTTAATGGTTTAACCATTGTTTGGAAGCTCGAGATTGCTATAGTACTTATAGAGAACACACTAGTCTCACTAGTGGTCATTTGGTTTAGATTCTTAGTTGTACCCTTAGTTCATGTAGATTTACTCTGGAAATGGTTTTTGCTTTTAATCACAAGGTATTAGTGTATTACTGGTGTGTTCAGTGAATCCTGGCTGAAGATTAGTTGGTGATAACTGAAAATTAGGAAGATGCTTTTAAGTTGTTTTGGGAAAAGATAAGTAGAATTAGTCACACTTTGGGTTCATTCAGATGCTACTACTGCTAtggctcttttttttttagtctgTTGGGTTTGTACCTTTTTATGTCTGCCTACCGAGCTTCTTGTAGATGAGGAGGATCTGTTCGTTTTCTTCTTATAAACAGGACGTTGGATCTTGGCTTGAGGAGATCAACCTAGGGAGCTACCGCCTGATTTTCAAAGAGAATGGTGTCAACGGAGAGTATCTCGAAAGCATGTCTGTGTTCACAACGGAACAGATCCTTCACTTCATAAGGAGGCATCACATGAAATGGGGTGACTTCATCACCCTCTGCAAAGAACTCAGGAGGATTAaaggtttctctctctctcgctctttCTCTTTACCCTAAAGCTTAGTGTTGCTGCAACCAATTTGAAAAGAAAtgtgttttacttttttttttcgcaGTGGCTTGCTTGAAAGGTGAACAGAGAGTTCGACGGCCATGGTGGGCACCTTCTTGCCTCTCAGTAGTCTTTGTTAAGGCGGCTAAGCGCAACCGACAATCTCGTGTTGTATCTCTAAAGCTTGAGTCTTGACATTTACACTTTGGATGTTTATGTACCTACTTGTCTCtctatctcttctcttctctttcttttttttttttctctggttTGGGGTTTGTCTGTGGAGATCAAAAGCCGCATATGCAATAGGAAGAAACAAACTCAAGCCAAAAATGCTGTTTGGCTTTGGTAAAATCTTGCAAGGTGGGGGGAAAAACattatgttctttttttgtttttgttttgtacttCGGTGTATACAAAGTTTGTTCCCAGATGTTTAATATATTATGCGACAGataaaaatagtatagtaaTTTGATTATACATATGTGGAAAAAAACCTTGGAGAGGAAGAGATTAAACTTGTATGTCGCACCACCTTCCATTTCACCTGGTCCAGATGTTCTGAAGAAATATCATTGAGATAAGACTTTTGGCATGTAGCTAGTTCCATGTTTCCTGTTTGGAGATTAgcactttttaataaatatcctCTTCTTGGTTCCGTTGATTCCGCGTTATAATCTATCTTCACATACTATTTGACAGTTGACAGTTCAATTAAACCCTACATTCCTGGCCTCATTCACCTCAATGTTGATATGGAGTCATGTTCATATGGTCTAAATCAACCGATGGTGTATATGTCCTCTTGGTTGGAAATCATCGCAGCTGGAGCCTGGCATATCACCTTTTCACGAGTGTTGTTATATGTTTTTGTTGTGGTATCGTTTGGATATTGGTGTCTTTTCTTTATATCTCTGCTTCATTTTCGTATACTAGCCAAAACCGGATCATCCAAATTATCAGGTCCAAAGCTCATTGGCGTATGGGGCTTGTTAAAAACCCAAACCGGTTCACACACGCGGACCGGGTTCGATGTCTTAAACTCGATTTTGGTTTGTAAAAtgtaaatttttgaaattaaccTACCGTAACCACTACCCTTTTAACATCCAGAAGCTTCGCCTTTGGCCCAAAGAACCCTACTAAAACCTCCTCTCACAGTGCTGCTGCTACCGTCCGCATATCAGAATCATCGTTTCTAAGAAGCTGCGAATATGCTCAGGCTCTCGAAGCGTTCCGTCTCTACCTTCTTACGCTCCGGCGACAGAAGCTTCCGCGTCTCTTCCGCCGCCGCCACTTCCATCTCCCGCTCTTCCCCATCAACTATCACGGTATCAACCCTCACCCTGCCCTCCTTTATTCGTTGCTTTCTGAAGCTATATAGCCAAATTGGCTTTTCGTATGATCACATAATTATCACGAACACCTTAGATGCAATGtgtaacattaaaaaaaaaagagtattagGCAAAACAAAATTAGAGTGATTGGATTACTCACGATGTTGTttctaattcatttttttttattttcctggTCTCAGGATTCGAGAAGAGGTGAGCGTGAACCGAGATGGTACTCATCCTTAACCAATGGGAAATGTAAGAAAGGCGAGTCCTTGTCTCATTTGAACATGAAAACCAATTGGTTTATTGGATCATACCGGAACGAATCCAGTGCCGCAGCAGCATCAGACTCTGCCTCTCAAGCTCCTCCACCGGCTGAGAAATTTGAATATCAAGCTGAAGTACGttcattgtttaaaaaaaattgattattttctgATCCGTTCTGTGTGTTACTCATGTTTAATACAATAATGATTCTTTTATCATTCTTGTGATTAATTATGTGTGTTTCTGCTCTATGTTTGACAGGTTAGTCGCCTCATGGACCTCATCGTTAACAGTCTGTACAGCAACAAGGAGGTGTTTCTTCGGGAGCTTATCAGGTATCTTTCTGTCCTGATttatactctcttttttttgagTTCTTCTGTTTCGTTTTTAACAATCtacatttatttgtttttttttctccaacaGCAATGCTAGTGACGCATTGGATAAATTGCGTTACTTGAGCGTTACGAACCCCGAGCTCTCAAAGGATGCCGCTGATCTTGATATACGCATCTATGCAGATAAGGAGAACGGAGTAATTACTCTCACGTAAGTCATAATGGTTTCTGCTTTTGAAAAGTGCAAATTTCGTTTTGAGCAGTGGTGAGTAGAGAGTTAACATTATTATCTGTGTTTTGTCAGTGATTCAGGTATCGGTATGACACGACAAGAATTAGTTGACTGCCTTGGGACTATTGCTCAAAGTGGAACTGCCAAGTTCCTGAAAGCTTTAAAGGTCCTCCTCTACTGGTTCCTCTGACTCTACATTTCTACTATTTccgaaaatcttttttttttctttcagggAGTCGCTAGATCAACTAAGCATTGTTGTAATGATTTCAGGATAACAAGGATGCAGGTGGTGACAACAATTTAATTGGTCAATTCGGTGTGGGGTTCTATTCAGCATTCTTGGTTGCAGATCGGGTAAGTTCTTATTCTGTCATCTCGGTCTACTCTGATCATTTTTATGCTCACCTCTCCATTAACTTATTAATGTGTTAATTATCTATTTTTTGAAGGTTAC is part of the Raphanus sativus cultivar WK10039 chromosome 5, ASM80110v3, whole genome shotgun sequence genome and harbors:
- the LOC108857642 gene encoding uncharacterized protein LOC108857642 isoform X1, which encodes MIVSELYWDFCVEETTTMSRDHPPEPLDFFIWTVEDVGSWLEEINLGSYRLIFKENGVNGEYLESMSVFTTEQILHFIRRHHMKWGDFITLCKELRRIKVACLKGEQRVRRPWWAPSCLSVVFVKAAKRNRQSRVVSLKLES
- the LOC108857642 gene encoding uncharacterized protein LOC108857642 isoform X2, with the protein product MSRDHPPEPLDFFIWTVEDVGSWLEEINLGSYRLIFKENGVNGEYLESMSVFTTEQILHFIRRHHMKWGDFITLCKELRRIKVACLKGEQRVRRPWWAPSCLSVVFVKAAKRNRQSRVVSLKLES